GTACATTAACCAGAACTAAATATAACTCTGTAgatcaaataaatataattacatttcAAACCCATATCaagttactgtctgataaattgaaaatattagcgagtttaagaaatatatatttcattagaGTAGCCTaaagaatttacatttttcatacagTTAACTAATATTCTAATAATCCAACTCACTTTAATAGAGAAgatgttaaagatttttaaaaaaacttgcgGACAAAATCGAAAGTGTGCAATTACCGTTTTGGTTTATGGTAAAAAGTTTTGACATCACAACTGACTTTcttataatttccaaaataatgataCAGGTTTCAATGAAAAAGTCCCAGAAAAGGTtgtttttaaattgctgagaGCTGAAAAAGTGGAAAGTACAGTAGCATTACCTTTCTTGTTTCTGGCTAAAACGCATGGTTTAACCCATGATTTTCAAAGTCctaacctttcaaatctgaatttACAATGGTAACGATGCCAATGGAAAATacgtaatttcaaaatttcctgcaaaaattatattttgacagtGACTAAAATGTATGAGGGTATGATTAACAAAAGGAGAGCCCACAATGaacattcaaataaaagaaaataaatcaatatattgTCCCAGCAACAGGAACAATTAACATTGTCCAGCTTCCCAACTGCCCCTGACACCTGGAAGGAATGGACAAAGTTCCAATAGGCAACAAGTTGAACAACATAAATATGTACAAACAGCAAACACAATCAGTGTTGCATTACATGACATTCTAACACTTTTAGTACACGCTTTTCCTATTTACTCAGTCGTATTTAAAAGCACATATAGTGTCTAGCGCATAATTATGTCGTTAAAATGACATCATTTCTGTAATGCTTTCAAGCGATGTTTCCCACAATTTTTAAATCTTATATAAACCAATGCCAAAAAGTGCATTTAACAGATTTTCAGTGGATATATATCTCATCTCATAGtggtaaaatttaatattttcattcgtGCTGCACACTCGTTAAAGTATTAAGTTTCGTCACTAATCGAAGAGATTTTTCCATTATGCCTACAAAACAGATATcgtattttcattttcaccatgaaacattttcttatatatatagaggatatttacatgagtgtcttttcatattgaatttattaaacgagttgaataaaataataaaatgcgaggctctgccgagcattttatcaattttattgaactcgtttaataaattcaatgtggaaagtcacaaatgtaatattctttttatcacatgttagcgtCTTCTGGTGCATCCCAGATCTGGTCAGAACCCCATTacacaaaatgtttgtctctgaATCCTTGTGGGGGCAATGAAGTATTACACCCCAGATGTTCACTGGCATCCAGAGGAAGAGACGATGTGCGAAGTATCTCTGGATGCGGGTCCTGGCAGTGGTGTGTAAACTTGGTTGTGGTGGTTCAAACCAAAGCTGGGTGACTTTCTCCATCCTGAATTCTACCTTATTCCTGGCATTGCGGCTGAAGAAAGCCTTGGAAATCCAGTCTTGATCGACGGACGGCAAAGTTGTCTTCCACCCTTCATACAGTAATGGCtctgaaataatttaaaagaatatatccttaaaaggtcaaaattaacaaaataaataagacaATAAGTGTAATTAATTTTAAGAATCAATAATATATGTAACAATGAGTGTGATAATTCTATGTTCATGCACAGActatgattttatttgattttctaaaCTTTTCACACACTTCTAATAAAAATTCAGTAGCTATTTGTAAGGTCACAAATCCTACTGTTCTGTGATTTGATGCCCTAAGGATGTTTGGCTCAATGATAGGATGAAAACCACTGAGATGTCAGAAacacaaatactttatttttaaacCATGTATAAAATGCACATGATAATAACAAGATGTATTCAACAGAACATGATACCCCCTCTTGATGACAGTGGTTGAAAGTGTTTAAATACTGAAGGAATAGTTAAAACTGATGTTGCCATCTTAGAAtgtcattgacctttgacctgaaaaTGAACTGATTTTAAAGGGCTTCATGCGGAACCTGCATATAAGTTTGACGATTGCAAATTGAAAGCATTCTGAATTTTAAAGTTaagtgacagacagacaaactctCACACAGACCTACATGAGCTGTCAATAGGACAGCGTGCCCGACTATT
The sequence above is drawn from the Mercenaria mercenaria strain notata unplaced genomic scaffold, MADL_Memer_1 contig_4010, whole genome shotgun sequence genome and encodes:
- the LOC128553585 gene encoding uncharacterized protein LOC128553585 (The sequence of the model RefSeq protein was modified relative to this genomic sequence to represent the inferred CDS: added 149 bases not found in genome assembly), coding for LAPAPSQTTLAPAPSQTTLAPAPSQTTLAPAPSQTTHASATLPLEQTGNASIEPLPELLPVTSSELAASSSGDSEPLLYEGWKTTLPSVDQDWISKAFFSRNARNKVEFRMEKVTQLWFEPPQPSLHTTARTRIQRYFAHRLFLWMPVNIWGVILHCPHKDSETNILCNGVLTRSGMHQKTLTCDKKNITFVTFHIEFIKRVQ